The following proteins come from a genomic window of Lolium rigidum isolate FL_2022 chromosome 5, APGP_CSIRO_Lrig_0.1, whole genome shotgun sequence:
- the LOC124651328 gene encoding uncharacterized protein LOC124651328 isoform X1 translates to MLFQMSRWLPRNRSNSSELGLPTYLHTAFHKCLGVEPQNIETGQPTVLTHILCKVIIMPPYIKRGGRSKRDAVDWKCGSCHRVNRPTKHLVFNLPKFRCKCGKQFEKDFHICLSDIKVNGRLLIGDVHEQEEPDDDCVAYALAHQLEITLRMKALLKKRDPLKVKKLCGRKLFEMFKKRCKDYFPKKGSSIKKRAYIKQVHMGLILKEKGLTNEDGQVCKVSNVSTIPGNDFEGIAKSIAEGDPLVSSFNCGKRLRNLKYGQIYKAYLRPRYRGNKRKRLAGHAVCLIGVGRKRGKPYCTFLNSWKDFCVRRNRRGKKYKWGVGRIRASDLKCSAIRLSRFSERGDSRSLQPQEGTVLSEHNLFLMAASIHEVENELEINGEESDDEGEALDTSMLGSLTDMSDLDAQPKLLIHIVAETTNKLGLTNSGVSQTKSDLMKLGTVASFVMKEFMERLAAGDVSMLGQFVASYLSQRVVVTIKHNDRLQCVWESQAGGFFAATNNTGAPTLKVYQLAYLEVFRLINNWKPIWIRKPEDNNTEYTALYKSLTSDCEEHLAVKHFSLEVQLEFKAILLVRKRPPFSIFGTRKKLNNIKLYVPLVFMMNNCEELIPEWLRFVLGIVDPEDLPLNISCQMPQLNKILKVVGNNLANMCEELLLEIVENEDHNKFYETFCNNLQLVVHDDSSNSMNIVELLRYCSIKSRDDLTSLKEYVTRMEEGQNDIYIRGKSKKAVENSPFRLKKWIQALCKEVFCNSAAKVIVSDRGVGSLCSYDRRV, encoded by the exons ATGCTCTTTCAAATGTCAAGATGGTTGCCAAGAAACAGAAGCAACAGCTCAGAATTAGGGTTACCTACATATCTGCATACTGCTTTTCACAAG TGTTTAGGTGTGGAACCTCAGAACATCGAGACGGGACAACCAACCGTGTTGACACACATTCTCTGTAAG GTTATTATAATGCCACCTTACATAAAGCGTGGTGGACGGAGTAAGCGAGATGCAGTAGATTGGAAATGTGGTTCTTGCCACAGGGTGAATCGTCCGACTAAACACCTTGTTTTTAATTTGCCAAAGTTTAGATGCAAGTGTGGCAAACAG TTTGAAAAGGATTTTCATATTTGTTTGAGCGACATCAAGGTAAACGGGCGTTTACTTATAGGAGATGTCCATGAGCAGGAGGAGCCTGATG ATGACTGTGTCGCATATGCTTTGGCGCACCAGTTGGAGATCACATTACGCATGAAGGCACTACTGAAAAAGAGAGATCCACTGAAAGTTAAGAAACTTTGCGGGCGCAAGCTCTTTGAAATGTTTAAAAAGAGGTGCAAGGATTACTTTCCGAAAAAGGGGTCTTCCATAAAAAAACGTGCTTATATTAAACAGGTCCATATGGGCTTGATACTCAAAGAAAAAGGGTTGACAAATGAG GATGGACAGGTTTGCAAGGTGTCAAATGTCAGCACGATTCCAGGGAATGATTTTGAAGGCATTGCTAAATCCATAGCAGAGGGTGATCCATTGGTTTCGTCATTTAACTGTGGTAAAAGACTCCGGAATCTGAAATACGGGCAAATCTACAAGGCTTATTTGAGGCCTCGATACCGTGGAAATAAAAGAAAGAGGTTAGCAGGCCATGCAGTGTGCCTGATTGGTGTTGGAAGGAAGAGAGGGAAGCCTTACTGCACATTCTTAAACTCCTGGAAGGACTTCTGTGTGCGCCGTAATAGGCGAGGGAAAAAGTATAAGTGGGGAGTTGGGAGAATAAGGGCCAGCGATTTGAAATGCAGTGCAATTCGGCTGTCACGTTTCTCTGAACGAG GAGATAGTCGGAGCTTGCAGCCGCAAGAAGGTACTGTGCTCAGTGAGCATAATCTGTTCCTTATGGCAGCTTCGATCCATGAAGTCGAGAATGAGCTTGAAATCAATGGCGAAGAGAGTGATGATGAAGGCGAG GCATTGGATACTAGCATGCTTGGGAGCCTGACTGACATGAGCGACCTGGATGCTCAGCCAAAGCTTCTCATCCACATTGTCGCTGAGACCACAAACAAACTCGGTCTTACCAACAGTGGTGTCAGTCAGACCAAGTCAGACCTCATGAAACTTGGTACAGTTGCAAGCTTTGTGATGAAGGAGTTCATGGAGAGACTGGCTGCTGGTGATGTGTCCATGCTTGGCCAGTTTGTTGCCAGCTATCTTTCTCAGAGGGTTGTTGTGACTATCAAACACAATGACCGTTTGCAGTGTGTGTGGGAGTCTCAGGCTGGTGGGTTCTTTGCTGCCACAAATAACACTGGAGCGCCCACCCTCAAAGTTTATCAG TTAGCGTACCTTGAGGTGTTTCGCCTGATCAACAATTGGAAGCCTATCTGGATCAGGAAGCCAGAGGATAACAACACGGAGTATACTGCTTTGTACAAGAGCTTGACAAGTGACTGTGAGGAGCATCTGGCAGTCAAGCACTTCTCTCTGGAAGTGCAACTTGAGTTCAAGGCTATCCTCTTGGTCCGGAAGAGGCCCCCCTTCAGCATCTTCGGCACCAGAAAGAAGCTCAACAACATCAAGCTCTATGTGCCCCTTGTCTTCATGATGAATAACTGTGAGGAGCTGATCCCAGAGTGGTTGAGATTTGTCTTGGGCATTGTTGACCCTGAGGATCTGCCCCTTAACATCTCCTGTCAGATGCCCCAGCTGAACAAGATCCTCAAGGTTGTTGGTAATAACCTTGCCAACATGTGCGAAGAGCTCTTACTTGAGATTGTTGAGAACGAGGACCACAACAAGTTCTACGAGACTTTCTGCAACAACCTCCAGCTTGTTGTTCATGACGATTCCTCCAATAGCATGAATATTGTTGAGCTCCTGAGGTACTGCTCAATCAAGAGTAGGGATGACCTGACTAGCCTCAAGGAGTACGTGACCAGGATGGAGGAGGGCCAGAACGACATCTACATCAGGGGTAAGAGCAAGAAGGCCGTGGAGAACTCTCCCTTCAGGCTGAAGAAGTGGATCCAGGCGCTCTGCAAGGAGGTGTTTTGCAACAGTGCTGCGAAGGTCATTGTGTCGGACCGGGGCGTCGGCTCGTTGTGCTCTTATGACAGGCGAGTATGA
- the LOC124651328 gene encoding uncharacterized protein LOC124651328 isoform X2 — translation MPPYIKRGGRSKRDAVDWKCGSCHRVNRPTKHLVFNLPKFRCKCGKQFEKDFHICLSDIKVNGRLLIGDVHEQEEPDDDCVAYALAHQLEITLRMKALLKKRDPLKVKKLCGRKLFEMFKKRCKDYFPKKGSSIKKRAYIKQVHMGLILKEKGLTNEDGQVCKVSNVSTIPGNDFEGIAKSIAEGDPLVSSFNCGKRLRNLKYGQIYKAYLRPRYRGNKRKRLAGHAVCLIGVGRKRGKPYCTFLNSWKDFCVRRNRRGKKYKWGVGRIRASDLKCSAIRLSRFSERGDSRSLQPQEGTVLSEHNLFLMAASIHEVENELEINGEESDDEGEALDTSMLGSLTDMSDLDAQPKLLIHIVAETTNKLGLTNSGVSQTKSDLMKLGTVASFVMKEFMERLAAGDVSMLGQFVASYLSQRVVVTIKHNDRLQCVWESQAGGFFAATNNTGAPTLKVYQLAYLEVFRLINNWKPIWIRKPEDNNTEYTALYKSLTSDCEEHLAVKHFSLEVQLEFKAILLVRKRPPFSIFGTRKKLNNIKLYVPLVFMMNNCEELIPEWLRFVLGIVDPEDLPLNISCQMPQLNKILKVVGNNLANMCEELLLEIVENEDHNKFYETFCNNLQLVVHDDSSNSMNIVELLRYCSIKSRDDLTSLKEYVTRMEEGQNDIYIRGKSKKAVENSPFRLKKWIQALCKEVFCNSAAKVIVSDRGVGSLCSYDRRV, via the exons ATGCCACCTTACATAAAGCGTGGTGGACGGAGTAAGCGAGATGCAGTAGATTGGAAATGTGGTTCTTGCCACAGGGTGAATCGTCCGACTAAACACCTTGTTTTTAATTTGCCAAAGTTTAGATGCAAGTGTGGCAAACAG TTTGAAAAGGATTTTCATATTTGTTTGAGCGACATCAAGGTAAACGGGCGTTTACTTATAGGAGATGTCCATGAGCAGGAGGAGCCTGATG ATGACTGTGTCGCATATGCTTTGGCGCACCAGTTGGAGATCACATTACGCATGAAGGCACTACTGAAAAAGAGAGATCCACTGAAAGTTAAGAAACTTTGCGGGCGCAAGCTCTTTGAAATGTTTAAAAAGAGGTGCAAGGATTACTTTCCGAAAAAGGGGTCTTCCATAAAAAAACGTGCTTATATTAAACAGGTCCATATGGGCTTGATACTCAAAGAAAAAGGGTTGACAAATGAG GATGGACAGGTTTGCAAGGTGTCAAATGTCAGCACGATTCCAGGGAATGATTTTGAAGGCATTGCTAAATCCATAGCAGAGGGTGATCCATTGGTTTCGTCATTTAACTGTGGTAAAAGACTCCGGAATCTGAAATACGGGCAAATCTACAAGGCTTATTTGAGGCCTCGATACCGTGGAAATAAAAGAAAGAGGTTAGCAGGCCATGCAGTGTGCCTGATTGGTGTTGGAAGGAAGAGAGGGAAGCCTTACTGCACATTCTTAAACTCCTGGAAGGACTTCTGTGTGCGCCGTAATAGGCGAGGGAAAAAGTATAAGTGGGGAGTTGGGAGAATAAGGGCCAGCGATTTGAAATGCAGTGCAATTCGGCTGTCACGTTTCTCTGAACGAG GAGATAGTCGGAGCTTGCAGCCGCAAGAAGGTACTGTGCTCAGTGAGCATAATCTGTTCCTTATGGCAGCTTCGATCCATGAAGTCGAGAATGAGCTTGAAATCAATGGCGAAGAGAGTGATGATGAAGGCGAG GCATTGGATACTAGCATGCTTGGGAGCCTGACTGACATGAGCGACCTGGATGCTCAGCCAAAGCTTCTCATCCACATTGTCGCTGAGACCACAAACAAACTCGGTCTTACCAACAGTGGTGTCAGTCAGACCAAGTCAGACCTCATGAAACTTGGTACAGTTGCAAGCTTTGTGATGAAGGAGTTCATGGAGAGACTGGCTGCTGGTGATGTGTCCATGCTTGGCCAGTTTGTTGCCAGCTATCTTTCTCAGAGGGTTGTTGTGACTATCAAACACAATGACCGTTTGCAGTGTGTGTGGGAGTCTCAGGCTGGTGGGTTCTTTGCTGCCACAAATAACACTGGAGCGCCCACCCTCAAAGTTTATCAG TTAGCGTACCTTGAGGTGTTTCGCCTGATCAACAATTGGAAGCCTATCTGGATCAGGAAGCCAGAGGATAACAACACGGAGTATACTGCTTTGTACAAGAGCTTGACAAGTGACTGTGAGGAGCATCTGGCAGTCAAGCACTTCTCTCTGGAAGTGCAACTTGAGTTCAAGGCTATCCTCTTGGTCCGGAAGAGGCCCCCCTTCAGCATCTTCGGCACCAGAAAGAAGCTCAACAACATCAAGCTCTATGTGCCCCTTGTCTTCATGATGAATAACTGTGAGGAGCTGATCCCAGAGTGGTTGAGATTTGTCTTGGGCATTGTTGACCCTGAGGATCTGCCCCTTAACATCTCCTGTCAGATGCCCCAGCTGAACAAGATCCTCAAGGTTGTTGGTAATAACCTTGCCAACATGTGCGAAGAGCTCTTACTTGAGATTGTTGAGAACGAGGACCACAACAAGTTCTACGAGACTTTCTGCAACAACCTCCAGCTTGTTGTTCATGACGATTCCTCCAATAGCATGAATATTGTTGAGCTCCTGAGGTACTGCTCAATCAAGAGTAGGGATGACCTGACTAGCCTCAAGGAGTACGTGACCAGGATGGAGGAGGGCCAGAACGACATCTACATCAGGGGTAAGAGCAAGAAGGCCGTGGAGAACTCTCCCTTCAGGCTGAAGAAGTGGATCCAGGCGCTCTGCAAGGAGGTGTTTTGCAACAGTGCTGCGAAGGTCATTGTGTCGGACCGGGGCGTCGGCTCGTTGTGCTCTTATGACAGGCGAGTATGA